A single Lolium perenne isolate Kyuss_39 chromosome 6, Kyuss_2.0, whole genome shotgun sequence DNA region contains:
- the LOC127309708 gene encoding two-component response regulator ORR24, whose protein sequence is MASGERRHGKEPAVVAEDNFPDGLRVLAVDDDPVCLRVLEAVLRQCNYKPTIVTDGRTALKMLREEGEEQFDLVITDVHMPNMDGFQLLEIIGLEMDLPVIMLSVNGEKATVYKGIKHGACDYIVKPVNIKKIRNIWQHVVRKNHVADDVEQRVGQPVIVEGGAKSKKCSKKKMNDREGSDDNRESRSVRTTRNKPRVSWTGELHNRFLEVVNQLGIDRAVPKAILQMMNVRNLSRESVASHLQKYRLYLKRVIDDPTKPNPLGDLFERRNSYMAMGHQVPLPPSSALCSCGSQNLCVGPPSILGPQGLSVQTMNWATDTVGNSGLMPNTGSRHASGPPAGPLEKTSDHPMQDAFPRIQGPSRIRSRKAYESVLCGKLLEVNTSVVPSSHPGSSSFPAEMQNGGLLEPANQFPVQPPELIGQFSGPMGMAPSAHGDAQFQNHAGNCSNPWQNVAPSSFVGHMVGAPLLASSQVNVNLPQINQQLTIFAPSSGQMAMFQNEHQLNQMAGTNINTTTSVGVYSEQMTPLFNMASSTTPMEMTNGNISPMTQMMVNGGSTSSPSPNLQAGNPVAPPAQMVNGGGSSSFALPGHLDNSVAPLTQMVNGGGSSSSALPGHLDSPVAPQTQTLNGGESASGVLPMQDDPAEQEAPDDQPTYTTTNFLEDIFASMASQDFNPDATLFGEEY, encoded by the exons ATGGCCAGCGGTGAACGAAGGCATGGAAAGGAAccggcggtggtggcggaggaCAACTTCCCGGATGGGCTGCGCgtgctcgccgtcgacgacgaccccGTCTGCCTAAGGGTCCTGGAGGCCGTCCTGCGCCAGTGCAACTACAAGC CAACGATAGTGACGGATGGAAGGACGGCGCTGAAGATGCTGAGGGAGGAAGGCGAGGAGCAGTTCGACCTGGTGATCACCGACGTGCACATGCCGAACATGGATGGCTTCCAGCTCCTAGAGATCATCGGCCTCGAGATGGATCTGCCAGTCATCA TGCTATCTGTGAACGGAGAAAAGGCAACCGTGTACAAGGGGATAAAGCATGGGGCGTGTGACTATATTGTGAAACCAGTGAATATCAAGAAGATCAGAAACATATGGCAGCATGTTGTAAGGAAAAACCACGTCGCTGATGATGTTGAACAGAGGGTGGGGCAACCAGTGATTGTTGAGGGTGGCGCAAAGAGTAAGAAGTGCTCAAAGAAGAAGATGAATGATAGAGAAGGTTCTGATGACAACAGAGAAAGCAGGAGTGTTCGGACCACCCGGAATAAACCAAGGGTGTCATGGACCGGTGAGCTGCACAACAGGTTCCTGGAAGTTGTCAACCAACTCGGCATCGACA GGGCGGTTCCAAAGGCGATATTACAAATGATGAATGTCCGTAACCTTAGTAGGGAGAGTGTTGCGAGCCATTTACAG AAGTATCGGCTCTATCTGAAAAGAGTCATCGATGACCCCACCAAGCCTAATCCTCTGGGTGATTTGTTCGAGCGTAGGAACTCCTACATGGCCATGGGTCACCAGGTCCCGCTCCCGCCGTCATCAGCCCTTTGTTCATGTGGTTCACAAAATCTTTGCGTAGGTCCTCCATCAATATTAGGACCTCAAGGTCTTTCCGTTCAGACCATGAACTGGGCCACGGACACAGTTGGCAATTCTGGCCTCATGCCTAACACAGGAAGCCGCCACGCTTCGGGTCCTCCGGCTGGCCCATTGGAAAAGACATCAGATCACCCAATGCAGGATGCATTTCCTCGTATCCAGGGCCCTTCTCGTATCCGTTCTCGCAAAGCCTACGAGAGCGTCCTGTGTGGGAAACTGTTGGAGGTGAACACAAGCGTGGTGCCTTCCTCCCATCCTGGCAGCTCCTCCTTCCCAGCAGAAATGCAAAATGGTGGGTTGTTAGAACCTGCAAACCAGTTCCCGGTGCAGCCACCAGAACTGATCGGCCAATTCTCCGGTCCGATGGGCATGGCACCTTCTGCGCATGGCGACGCCCAGTTCCAGAACCATGCTGGGAACTGTAGCAATCCATGGCAGAATGTGGCGCCATCAAGTTTTGTTGGTCATATGGTTGGAGCGCCTCTCCTCGCATCATCACAGGTGAATGTGAACCTCCCCCAGATCAACCAGCAACTGACAATCTTTGCGCCCTCATCTGGCCAGATGGCCATGTTTCAGAATGAGCATCAGCTGAATCAGATGGCAGGGACCAACATCAACACCACCACATCAGTGGGTGTGTACAGTGAGCAGATGACGCCATTATTCAACATGGCAAGCAGCACAACCCCAATGGAGATGACCAATGGCAACATCTCACCGATGACTCAGATGATGGTCAATGGCGGAAGCACCAGCTCTCCATCGCCTAACCTTCAGGCGGGCAACCCTGTCGCGCCGCCGGCTCAGATGGTTAATGGTGGTGGAAGCAGCAGCTTCGCATTGCCTGGCCATCTAGACAACTCTGTTGCGCCGCTGACTCAGATGGTTAATGGTGGTGGAAGCAGCAGCTCTGCATTGCCTGGCCATCTGGACAGCCCTGTTGCGCCGCAGACTCAGACGCTTAATGGTGGGGAGAGTGCATCTGGCGTTCTACCTATGCAAGATGACCCAGCTGAGCAGGAAGCTCCTGATGATCAGCCAACCTACACCACTACCAACTTTCTGGAGGATATTTTTGCCAGCATGGCTAGTCAG GATTTCAATCCAGATGCTACTTTGTTTGGTGAAGAATATTAG